Proteins from a genomic interval of Sander vitreus isolate 19-12246 chromosome 6, sanVit1, whole genome shotgun sequence:
- the mms22l gene encoding protein MMS22-like, translating into MEDDFSQSLTPPVSPFAADSLCELTPARPPCFCCSETKEDPTGALSAEGYTARGSLKRLLLRLDPAPAEYETDTVELFGFPWVTETALVESTKLLFGLFRQKLYRLESLVQSSSHDFGQAGSLHYEAEDLRQQCVSFLQYVKVFVHRYLEPFSSLDAGHSHSYEELEAQLPSALLEELFGITLLLGRLKDLPANIQSAFTIPNPGKIFSPSWHLLHLHLDIHWSVLEILHLLGHKMQGQVVYAHQFVNLTGENLTDTSLFEEHLCSLLCDLTGLAIGKYSKVRPTEALSSHHYLCSCTKELWVQLMHLLEYRNKVLHTQSFWSYMNSLLRPLVSGKPAAEQFSGLPKHCKDPLGFTWWLLTHVAMLGQYSRNGTVQYESQKHLGDNWTFAEELLKLTCNPKGGLAEEQVRMHVHCCLSLCLLWEPSTSAVSTLWDYYSKNLSAAFTVPWLGMSGVGTLCKTPLALLEQARSCCSPSPLHSPGHTQLYRSANSFHIFLRVLALCLSQDRAGGVPQRQIKGRIYSKFSSKKMQELPEAGLKNFLLLFLVVARQVELEDVASRACELLGFLPSNCPPGHRTLVWRGQLSLLLLFQERGLDVGAQASWLASSFNDTAKEFYNKTTEVSRRLALWGPLGSYLEGVAEVFETSASLNLSEERLLNEGFDWLLPACRLSELNSALGFLQIVLAQLRRVHQRSVQSAPAVAWAPGNSSVVKERHLAVAAALWAHFFPFLRSLRLSQTPPAQLADAAAGFTLLAFDLPSSAPQDLQPSPVLSIMQCFGWDDVVHPLLVTRYLPHLLQNSELVSSLSSDSAAVVSGSAESLSVRAWFRCVLQQHLHKNPDGSDSRKGRAAEEQLCELTRLVLRLPQVDGLLQRAQGPQPTATGLEPTAALEIFIKAVGSVYSGLQALSERSAMVTRALDYIGDILKHIKPSLVSKNQEGLQLTYWALGCIVKHWSPLLATSKAQQLLFRIVDGLLLPHNLTQQDKALRDSLPLYLQGLSVASSVSQSQGAYLKQQLRSVTRRYLDHFLPASPSMGIIANHPVLLSACEANPSARGAALRRTILEVLCESFLQFKGHAPPPRLAALLMFLLELLRRNSDSDPALLTLPLPSLLRCVMLVNEPQVRKTSTDALQLVVERCAAASTEGPCDQMITVLRSFVEENEGVYDRQVYSVLETVAVLDPSVVQALIPNLSVSLRNTEHKRGLGRNIALRSAYRKLLCLLGESGQAEITSLEAD; encoded by the exons ATGGAAGACGACTTCAGCCAATCCCTCACCCCACCAGTCTCTCCCTTCGCAGCAGACAGCCTATGTGAGCTGACTCCAGCCCGGCCGCCATgcttctgctgctctgaaacaaaaGAGGACCCCACCGGAGCACTCTCCGCAGAGGGATACACTGCAAGAGGCTCCCTGAAACG GCTGCTGTTGCGTCTTGACCCGGCCCCTGCCGAGTATGAGACAGACACAGTGGAGCTCTTTGGTTTCCCCTGGGTAACGGAGACTGCATTGGTGGAATCTACAAAGCTACTTTTTGGTCTGTTCAG ACAAAAGCTTTACAGGCTGGAGTCCTTGGTGCAGTCCAGCTCACATGACTTTG GTCAAGCAGGCAGCCTCCACTATGAAGCAGAGGACCTCAGACAACAATGTGTTTCATTTCTTCAGTATGTCAAAGTCTTCGTGCACAG ATACCTGGAACCTTTCAGCTCCCTGGATGCAGGTCATTCACACTCCTATGAAGAGCTGGAGGCTCAGCTCCCCTCCGCTCTTCTGGAGGAGCTGTTTGGCATCACTCTACTCTTAGGACGACTCAAAGACCTGCCCGCCAACATTCAGAgtgccttcaccatacctaacCCGGGAAAG ATATTTTCTCCCTCTTGGCATTTGTTACACCTTCATCTTGACATCCACTGGTCAGTCTTGGAGATCCTTCACCTACTTGGTCACAAGATGCAAG GCCAGGTGGTGTACGCCCACCAGTTTGTGAACCTGACGGGAGAGAACCTGACCGATACCAGTCTGTTTGAAGAGCACCTGTGCAGTCTGCTGTGTGACTTAACTGGTCTGGCCATAGGCAAATACAGCAAG GTGAGGCCTACGGAGGCACTGAGCAGCCATCACTACCTTTGCTCCTGTACCAAAGAGCTGTGGGTCCAGCTCATGCACCTTCTGGAATACAGGAACAAAGTGTTGCACACGCAG TCTTTCTGGAGCTACATGAACTCGTTGTTGAGGCCTCTGGTCTCAGGGAAGCCAGCAGCAGAGCAGTTCAGCGGACTCCCCAAGCACTGTAAGGACCCTCTGGGATTCACATGGTGGCTGCTCACTCATGTAGCAATGTTAGGGCAGTACAGTCGCAACGGCACTGTCCAGTATGAG TCACAGAAACATCTGGGGGATAATTGGACTTTTGCGGAAGAGTTGCTCAAGTTAACCTGTAACCCTAAG GGAGGTCTGGCAGAGGAGCAGGTCAGGATGCATGTCCACTGCTGTCTCAGTCTCTGTCTGCTGTGGGAACCGAGCACCAGTGCTGTCTCCACCCTCTGGGACTACTACAGCAAGAATCTG AGTGCTGCATTCACTGTACCCTGGCTCGGGATGTCTGGCGTGGGCACTTTGTGCAAGACACCCCTGGCTCTGTTGGAGCAGGCTCGCAGCTGCtgctccccctctcccctccaCTCTCCAGGACACACCCAGCTCTACCGCTCAGCCAACTCCTTCCACATTTTCCTCCGAGTGCTGGCCCTGTGCCTCTCCCAGGACAGGGCTGGTGGAGTCCCACAGAGACAGATCAAAGGAAG GATTTATTCCAAGTTCTCCTCAAAGAAGATGCAGGAGCTACCAGAGGCAGGCCTCAAGAACTTCCTGCTGCTGTTTCTGGTGGTGGCCAGGCAGGTGGAGCTGGAGGATGTGGCCAGCAGAGCCTGTGAGCTGCTGGGTTTCCTTCCCTCTAACTGCCCCCCCGGGCACCGCACCTTGGTCTGGAGGGGACAGCTGtcgctgctgctgttgttccaG GAGAGGGGTCTGGATGTTGGTGCACAGGCCAGCTGGCTGGCCTCCTCCTTTAATGACACTGCCAAAGAGTTCTACAATAAGACCACCGAGGTCTCTCGCAGACTTGCCCTCTGGGGGCCCCTCGGCTCATACCTGGAGGGCGTGGCCGAGGTGTTCGAGACGAGCGCCAGTCTCAACCTCTCCGAGGAAAGGCTGCTCAACGAAGGGTTTGATTGGTTGTTGCCTGCCTGCCGCCTCTCAGAGCTGAATTCTGCCCTGGGCTTTCTGCAGATCGTCCTCGCCCAGCTCAG ACGGGTCCATCAGCGCAGTGTCCAGTCAGCACCCGCCGTGGCTTGGGCTCCCGGTAACAGCAGTGTGGTGAAAGAGCGCCACCTAGCGGTGGCAGCGGCACTCTGGGCACACTTCTTCCCCTTCCTGCGCAGCCTACGCCTCTCCCAGACCCCTCCGGCACAGCTGGCAGATGCCGCTGCAG GCTTCACCCTGTTGGCCTTTGATCTGCCGAGCTCTGCCCCCCAGGACCTTCAGCCCAGCCCAGTCCTGTCCATAATGCAATGCTTTGGCTGGGACGACGTGGTTCACCCACTCCTGGTAACTCGCTACCTTCCCCATCTGCTCCAAAACAG CGAGCTGGTGTCCTCACTAAGCAGTGATTCTGCCGCTGTTGTTTCCGGTTCGGCCGAAAGCCTGTCAGTAAGGGCCTGGTTCCGCTGTGTTCTGCAGCAGCACCTTCACAAAAACCCAGATGGGTCTGACAGCAGAAAAG GCCGGGCTGCGGAGGAGCAGCTGTGTGAACTGACCCGGCTCGTGCTGAGACTTCCTCAGGTGGACGGTCTGTTGCAGAGAGCGCAGGGCCCCCAGCCCACAGCCACGGGGCTAGAGCCCACTGCAGCCCTGGAGATTTTTATCAAG GCCGTAGGCAGTGTGTACAGTGGACTGCAGGCGTTGTCTGAGCGTTCAGCCATGGTGACCAGAGCCCTGGACTACATAGGTGACATCCTGAAACACATCAAACCCTCTCTGGTCAGCAAGAACCAGGAGGGACTGCAGCTGACCTACTGGGCTCTTG GCTGCATAGTGAAGCACTGGAGCCCCCTGCTGGCCACATCTAAAGCCCAGCAGCTGCTGTTCCGTATTGTGGACGGGCTGCTGCTTCCCCACAACCTCACACAGCAAGACAAAGCACTCAGGGACAGCCTGCCTCTATATTTACAG GGTCTGTCAGTGGCTTCCAGCGTGTCTCAGTCGCAGGGCGCCTACCTGAAGCAGCAGCTCCGCTCTGTTACCCGCAGGTATCTGGACCATTTCCTTCCTGCCTCACCTTCCATGGGCATCATTGCCAACCACCCAGTGCTTCTGAGTGCCTGCGAGGCCAACCCAAGTGCCCGCGGAGCAGCGCTGAGGAGGACCATCCTGGAGGTGCTCTG TGAGAGCTTCCTGCAGTTCAAAGGTCATGCTCCTCCGCCTCGGCTCGCGGCTCTCCTGATGTTCCTATTGGAGCTTCTGAGGCGAAACAGTGACTCAGACCCCGCCCTCCTCACTCtgcccctcccctctctgctgcGCTGTGTGATGCTGGTCAACGAACCGCAGG